From Prionailurus viverrinus isolate Anna chromosome B2, UM_Priviv_1.0, whole genome shotgun sequence, the proteins below share one genomic window:
- the DSE gene encoding dermatan-sulfate epimerase isoform X3, with the protein MYETSYRRGWGFQYLHNHQPTNCMALLTGSLVLMNQGYLQEAYLWTKQVLTIMEKSLVLLREVTDGSLYEGVAYGSYTTRSLFQYMFLVQRHFDINHFGHPWLKQHFAFMYRTILPGFQRTVAIADSNYNWFYGPESQLVFLDKFVMRNGSGNWLADQIRRNRVVEGPGTPSKGQRWCTLHTEFLWYDASLKSVPPLDFGTPTLHYFEDWGVVTYGSALPAEINRSFLSFKSGKLGGRAIYDIVHRNKYKDWIKGWRNFNAGHEHPDQNSFTFAPNGVPFITEALYGPKYTFFNNVLMFSPAVSKSCFSPWEGQVTEDCSSKWSKYKHDLAASCQGRVVAAMEKNGVVFIRGEGVGAYNPQLNLRSVQRNLILLHPQLLLLVDQIHLGEDSPLETAASFFHNVDVPFEETVVDGVHGAFIRQRDGLYKMYWMDDTGYSEKATFASVTYPRGYPYNGTNYVNVTMHLRSPITRTAYLFIGPSVDVQSFSIHGDSQQLDVFVATSQHAYATYLWTGETTGQSAFAQVIADRQKILFDRSSAIKSTTVPEVKDYAAIVEQNLQHFKPVFQLLEKQILSRVRNTASFRKTAERLLRFSDKRQTEEAIDRIFAISQQQQQQSKSKKNRRAGKRYKFVDAVPDIFAQIEVNEKKIRQKAQILAQKELPIDEDEEMKDLLDFADVTYEKHKNGGLMKGRFGQTRMMTTRSRAPSASYTKLFLILNIAIFFVMLAMQLTYFQRAQSLHGQRCLYAVLLIDSCILLWLYSSCSQSQC; encoded by the exons ATGTATGAAACTTCATACCGAAGAGGATGGGGATTTCAATACCTCCACAATCACCAACCCACCAACTGCATGGCCTTGCTCACGGGAAGCCTAGTTCTGATGAATCAAG GGTATCTCCAAGAAGCATACTTATGGACCAAACAAGTTCTGACCATCATGGAGAAGTCTCTGGTCCTGCTCCGAGAGGTGACGGATGGCTCCCTCTATGAAGGAGTTGCCTATGGCAGCTACACCACTCGATCCCTCTTCCAGTATATGTTTCTCGTTCAGAGGCACTTTGATATCAACCACTTTGGCCACCCATGGCTGAAACAACACTTTGCGTTTATGTATAGAACCATCCTACCAG GGTTTCAAAGAACTGTGGCTATTGCAGACTCCAATTACAACTGGTTTTATGGTCCAGAAAGCCAATTAGTGTTCCTGGATAAATTTGTCATGCGTAATGGCAGTGGTAACTGGCTGGCTGACCAAATCAGGAGGAACCGTGTGGTGGAAGGTCCAGGAACACCATCCAAAGGCCAGCGTTGGTGCACTCTTCACACAGAATTTCTCTG GTATGATGCCAGCTTGAAATCCGTTCCTCCTCTGGATTTTGGCACCCCTACATTGCATTATTTTGAAGACTGGGGTGTTGTGACTTACGGAAGTGCCCTGCCTGCAGAAATCAATAGATCGTTTCTTTCCTTCAAGTCAGGAAAACTGGGGGGCCGTGCAATATATGACATTGTccacagaaacaaatacaaagattGGATCAAAGGATGGAGAAACTTTAATGCCGGGCACGAGCATCCTGATCAAAACTCATTTACTTTTGCTCCCAATGGTGTGCCTTTCATCACTGAGGCTCTCTATGGGCCAAAGTACACCTTCTTCAACAATGTTTTGATGTTTTCCCCAGCTGTGTCAAAGAGCTGCTTTTCTCCCTGGGAGGGTCAGGTCACGGAAGACTGCTCATCGAAATGGTCTAAATACAAGCATGACCTGGCCGCCAGCTGCCAGGGGAGAGTGGTTGCagcaatggagaaaaatggagtGGTTTTCATCCGAGGGGAAGGTGTGGGAGCTTATAACCCCCAGCTTAATCTGAGGAGCGTGCAGAGGAATCTGATCCTCCTTCATCCACAGCTCCTTCTCCTCGTGGACCAAATACACCTGGGAGAGGACAGCCCCTTGGAGACCGCCGCAAGCTTCTTCCACAATGTGGATGTTCCCTTTGAGGAAACAGTGGTAGATGGGGTCCACGGGGCTTTTATCAGGCAACGGGATGGTCTGTACAAAATGTACTGGATGGATGATACCGGCTACAGTGAGAAAGCAACCTTTGCTTCAGTGACATACCCTCGGGGCTATCCCTACAACGGGACAAACTACGTGAATGTCACCATGCACCTCCGGAGTCCCATCACCAGGACCGCTTACCTCTTTATAGGGCCGTCTGTAGATGTTCAGAGTTTCAGCATCCACGGGGACTCCCAGCAACTGGATGTGTTCGTAGCCACCAGCCAGCATGCCTACGCCACTTACCTTTGGACAGGAGAGACCACGGGACAGTCTGCCTTTGCACAGGTCATTGCAGATCGTCAGAAAATTCTGTTCGACCGGAGTTCAGCCATCAAGAGCACCACTGTGCCCGAGGTGAAGGACTACGCTGCTATTGTGGAACAGAACCTGCAGCATTTTAAGCCAGTGTTCCAGCTGCTGGAGAAGCAGATCCTGTCCCGAGTCCGGAACACAGCTAGCTTTAGGAAGACCGCTGAGCGCCTGCTGAGATTTTCAGACAAGAGGCAGACGGAGGAGGCCATTGATAGGATTTTTGCCATatcgcagcagcagcagcagcagagcaAGTCAAAGAAAAACCGAAGGGCAGGCAAACGCTATAAATTTGTGGACGCGGTCCCTGATATTTTTGCACAGATTGAGGTCAATGAAAAAAAGATTCGACAGAAAGCTCAGATTCTAGCACAGAAAGAACTGCCCATAGACGAAGATGAAGAGATGAAAGACCTTttagattttgcagatgtaacgTATGAGAAACACAAAAACGGGGGCTTGATGAAAGGCCGGTTTGGACAGACGCGGATGATGACAACTCGCAGCAGAGCCCCTTCCGCTTCGTACACCAAACTATTCCTGATCCTGAACATCGCTATTTTCTTTGTCATGTTGGCAATGCAGCTGACTTATTTCCAGAGGGCCCAGAGCCTGCATGGCCAAAGATGCCTTTACGCAGTCCTTCTCATAGACAGCTGTATTTTACTGTGGTTGTACTCGTCCTGTTCCCAGTCACAGTGTTAG
- the DSE gene encoding dermatan-sulfate epimerase isoform X5 translates to MGISIPPQSPTHQLHGLAHGKPSSDESRYDASLKSVPPLDFGTPTLHYFEDWGVVTYGSALPAEINRSFLSFKSGKLGGRAIYDIVHRNKYKDWIKGWRNFNAGHEHPDQNSFTFAPNGVPFITEALYGPKYTFFNNVLMFSPAVSKSCFSPWEGQVTEDCSSKWSKYKHDLAASCQGRVVAAMEKNGVVFIRGEGVGAYNPQLNLRSVQRNLILLHPQLLLLVDQIHLGEDSPLETAASFFHNVDVPFEETVVDGVHGAFIRQRDGLYKMYWMDDTGYSEKATFASVTYPRGYPYNGTNYVNVTMHLRSPITRTAYLFIGPSVDVQSFSIHGDSQQLDVFVATSQHAYATYLWTGETTGQSAFAQVIADRQKILFDRSSAIKSTTVPEVKDYAAIVEQNLQHFKPVFQLLEKQILSRVRNTASFRKTAERLLRFSDKRQTEEAIDRIFAISQQQQQQSKSKKNRRAGKRYKFVDAVPDIFAQIEVNEKKIRQKAQILAQKELPIDEDEEMKDLLDFADVTYEKHKNGGLMKGRFGQTRMMTTRSRAPSASYTKLFLILNIAIFFVMLAMQLTYFQRAQSLHGQRCLYAVLLIDSCILLWLYSSCSQSQC, encoded by the exons ATGGGGATTTCAATACCTCCACAATCACCAACCCACCAACTGCATGGCCTTGCTCACGGGAAGCCTAGTTCTGATGAATCAAG GTATGATGCCAGCTTGAAATCCGTTCCTCCTCTGGATTTTGGCACCCCTACATTGCATTATTTTGAAGACTGGGGTGTTGTGACTTACGGAAGTGCCCTGCCTGCAGAAATCAATAGATCGTTTCTTTCCTTCAAGTCAGGAAAACTGGGGGGCCGTGCAATATATGACATTGTccacagaaacaaatacaaagattGGATCAAAGGATGGAGAAACTTTAATGCCGGGCACGAGCATCCTGATCAAAACTCATTTACTTTTGCTCCCAATGGTGTGCCTTTCATCACTGAGGCTCTCTATGGGCCAAAGTACACCTTCTTCAACAATGTTTTGATGTTTTCCCCAGCTGTGTCAAAGAGCTGCTTTTCTCCCTGGGAGGGTCAGGTCACGGAAGACTGCTCATCGAAATGGTCTAAATACAAGCATGACCTGGCCGCCAGCTGCCAGGGGAGAGTGGTTGCagcaatggagaaaaatggagtGGTTTTCATCCGAGGGGAAGGTGTGGGAGCTTATAACCCCCAGCTTAATCTGAGGAGCGTGCAGAGGAATCTGATCCTCCTTCATCCACAGCTCCTTCTCCTCGTGGACCAAATACACCTGGGAGAGGACAGCCCCTTGGAGACCGCCGCAAGCTTCTTCCACAATGTGGATGTTCCCTTTGAGGAAACAGTGGTAGATGGGGTCCACGGGGCTTTTATCAGGCAACGGGATGGTCTGTACAAAATGTACTGGATGGATGATACCGGCTACAGTGAGAAAGCAACCTTTGCTTCAGTGACATACCCTCGGGGCTATCCCTACAACGGGACAAACTACGTGAATGTCACCATGCACCTCCGGAGTCCCATCACCAGGACCGCTTACCTCTTTATAGGGCCGTCTGTAGATGTTCAGAGTTTCAGCATCCACGGGGACTCCCAGCAACTGGATGTGTTCGTAGCCACCAGCCAGCATGCCTACGCCACTTACCTTTGGACAGGAGAGACCACGGGACAGTCTGCCTTTGCACAGGTCATTGCAGATCGTCAGAAAATTCTGTTCGACCGGAGTTCAGCCATCAAGAGCACCACTGTGCCCGAGGTGAAGGACTACGCTGCTATTGTGGAACAGAACCTGCAGCATTTTAAGCCAGTGTTCCAGCTGCTGGAGAAGCAGATCCTGTCCCGAGTCCGGAACACAGCTAGCTTTAGGAAGACCGCTGAGCGCCTGCTGAGATTTTCAGACAAGAGGCAGACGGAGGAGGCCATTGATAGGATTTTTGCCATatcgcagcagcagcagcagcagagcaAGTCAAAGAAAAACCGAAGGGCAGGCAAACGCTATAAATTTGTGGACGCGGTCCCTGATATTTTTGCACAGATTGAGGTCAATGAAAAAAAGATTCGACAGAAAGCTCAGATTCTAGCACAGAAAGAACTGCCCATAGACGAAGATGAAGAGATGAAAGACCTTttagattttgcagatgtaacgTATGAGAAACACAAAAACGGGGGCTTGATGAAAGGCCGGTTTGGACAGACGCGGATGATGACAACTCGCAGCAGAGCCCCTTCCGCTTCGTACACCAAACTATTCCTGATCCTGAACATCGCTATTTTCTTTGTCATGTTGGCAATGCAGCTGACTTATTTCCAGAGGGCCCAGAGCCTGCATGGCCAAAGATGCCTTTACGCAGTCCTTCTCATAGACAGCTGTATTTTACTGTGGTTGTACTCGTCCTGTTCCCAGTCACAGTGTTAG